The Liquorilactobacillus nagelii DSM 13675 DNA window CTTTTTTCAGGCATTGAAGCTTCCCACATATCCATCCAACCAAATAAAATACGTCGACCATCTGGAGCAATAAATGTTTGAGTAGCATAAAAATCATGACCTTTGTCAAGTTCCTCAAAAGAGCCATGTTTTAATTGGCTGTTGAGATAATTAAATTTTCCAATAAAATAACCTGTCTGATACAAATTCAAGAATCTATTTTTTTGCCTCTCAATACCTTGAGGTGAGAAAAGTAAGATATCTCTTCCATTCAAACGAAATAGATCTGGACATTCCCACATAAACCCATCGTTTTTAATATTTTTAGCAACAGTAACTACTCCATTGTATTGCCAATTTAGTAAATCTTTTGATTTGTATAATAGTATTCGACCTAATTTCTCACTATTTTGACTTCCAACAATCAAATAATAAATGCCATCATGTTCCCATACCTTAGGATCGCGAAAATGCTGAGTGTTATCACTTGGGGGATTTGAAATAACAGGATTCTTTTCATATTTTTTGAAATGTATTCCATCTTCACTAATTGCAATATTTTGATTTTGCCAAAAATTATCTTGATCATTTTTATCGTAGTAGTGATGACCAGTGTAAATTAGAAATAATTTATTGTCCTTTACAATTGCACTGCCAGAAAAGCAACCATCCTCATCTTCAATATCTCCTGGAACTAACGCAACTGGCAAATTTTCCCAATGTAATAAGTCTTTGCTACGCGCGTGTCCCCAATGCATAGGACCCCAAGATGAATCATAGGGATAATATTGATAGAAAACATGATAAAATCCCTTAAAATAAGCAAGACCATTTGGATCATTCATCCAGCCTGATGGTGCAGAAAAATGGTACTTTAATCGATACCTATGATTAGTAAC harbors:
- a CDS encoding glycoside hydrolase family 32 protein, which encodes MEVNQFKVIPVTNHRYRLKYHFSAPSGWMNDPNGLAYFKGFYHVFYQYYPYDSSWGPMHWGHARSKDLLHWENLPVALVPGDIEDEDGCFSGSAIVKDNKLFLIYTGHHYYDKNDQDNFWQNQNIAISEDGIHFKKYEKNPVISNPPSDNTQHFRDPKVWEHDGIYYLIVGSQNSEKLGRILLYKSKDLLNWQYNGVVTVAKNIKNDGFMWECPDLFRLNGRDILLFSPQGIERQKNRFLNLYQTGYFIGKFNYLNSQLKHGSFEELDKGHDFYATQTFIAPDGRRILFGWMDMWEASMPEKRDGWAGALTLPRELILHDSKIYMLPVSETKSLRRKKVLDQSLSVSDTKLDLSNTKHLEINLQANFEEWLGSYFEVYLKTTDDKEMSLTFNTKTCLLTLFRSGPDPYRYGKTLQNKKIKIRIFIDTSSVEFFINDGEVVFSERFYYEGKMNINLCANEQITVNSQIYDLK